Part of the Intestinibacillus sp. Marseille-P6563 genome is shown below.
AGATGGTCGTATCATAATAGATGCTCGGCAGCGTAAAGGTGATTTCGTCATCCTCTTCTTTGACGAGCGCACGGTCATTGCCCATGACCAGATAGGTTTGACCGGTCGCCCAGCTGGCATAATTCTTGCCATACTGCACGGTCATGTCGCCAAATGTGTAGCCTGCACGCGCCGATACGCGAACATACAGGGTATCGCCTTCGGTGACCGTGGTAGAACTGCTGCTCGGGCGTTCCAACTCCAAACCATCATCTACATCGATTTGCACCCGATAAGTCTGCGGGATTTCCTCTACCAGAGATTCCACACTCAAATAATCGTGAATCGCTTCTGTTTTAATTGTGGTTTTATCAGTCGCATTCCAAGTGACCGTCCACCCATTCCAAGTTGCACTACCGGTAACGGTCGTTTGCCCGGAGCTATTTTTCAAAACAAGCTGCTTCAGCTCATACCCTTTTTCCGGCTCTATGGTCAAGGTCACGGCATCCCCATCGTAATATTCATTACTCGCCTTGGTTCCTGTTACTGTTGCATGGGAGGCATCTGGAATAGATGCAAGAAATTCTTCCCGATCTTCTGCTTCAAAGCTAACGGTAACATCCAAATTTTCCTGAATTCCTGTGGCATCAATGGTCAATGTACAATCGCCATCATCCACAGGCCAGCTGGCTACTGCTGCGCTTAACTCTGTTGTACTTTCTTCTGATTTATGGTCCTTATCTAATATAAGAACTTCCGCTTCACTCTCCGAACCTGCTTCAGGCCGTGTTGCGATGTTCAATGTAATCGATTGCAATCGATACGCTTCGTTATTTATTCCAATATTAAAATCTTGTTTTTCATTCACTTTCAGCGTAAAATCTTCCGGTGTTTCAACACGAGATTCTGGTTTAAAATCAATCTTCGCTTCTGCCACCGATTCTTCCGCGCCTTCCTCATCATCCCCTGCCGCTGCTGTCCATATGGTTGACGGCAAAACCATCAAAACAGATAACGCAGCTGCGATCATCCGTTTCCATTTGTGTCTCATGCCCACCATTGCTCCTTCCTAAAGTATCTTATTTTTATATATCGTCCGTTTTTTTTGCAACATAAGAAAAGAGTCTCCGCCTTTTGGCGAAGACTCTTTTGCTGTTCTTTTAGTGCATATCCTCCTGCCGCAGACGGAACCGTCCAACAAGCGACTTGAGCATTTCGGACTGTCCCGAAAGTTCTTCGCTTGCTGCTGCCGATTCTTCTGCCGTTGCCGAGTTGGTCTGTACTACGCTGGAAATCTGATCGATGCCCTGCGTGATCTGGACGATCGACTCGGTTTCCTGCCGTACTGCTTCTGCAACTGCATTCATACCAGATGTTGCCGTGTGTGCTGCTTCCATCAAAGAGTTGACCGAGCTGCTGACACGCTTCATCAGGGCCGCACCTTCATCCACTGCACCAATCGACTTCTCGATCAGTTCCTTGGTAGCCTTTGCTGCCTGGTCGGACTTGGATGCCAGGTTACGTACTTCATCCGCAACGACTGCAAAGCCCTTACCAGCTGCACCCGCACGAGCTGCTTCGACCGCAGCATTGAGCGCCAGAATGTTGGTCTGGAACGCAATGTTTTCGATCGTCGAAATGATCTTGCTGATTTCCTGGGATGCGCTCGAAATCTTTTCCATCGAGCTATCCAGCGTCATGATATCTTCACTGCTGGTCTGCAATTCCATACCAGCCTGCTGGGTTGCAGCCTTCGCATCTTCTGCCATGCTTGCAGTTCTCTGGCTGTCCGTCGAGATCTGGTTGATGGTGGCTGCCAGTTCTTGTACCGCGCTGGCCTGCTCGGTTGCGCCCTGTGCCAGCGACTGCGCACCGGAAGATACCTGTTCCGCACCGGCGGAAACCTGTACCGAAGCGGTATTGATCTGTGCCATTGTACTGCTCAGATCACGGTTGATTTGCTGCATGCTTGTCAAAACCGGAGCAAAGTCCCCAATGTAATATCCATGGTCACGCGAACGAACATCGAAGTTACCATTAGCCATTTCCTTCAGCAGATAACTCAGATCGCCAATGATATTTTGCAGATGCTCCACGATATTTTCGGTTGTCTTGGCCAATCGCCCGGTTTCGTCCTTGGTATTGATCTGCGGAACCGGTGCAGACAGGTTGCCTTCTGCCAGCAGATCGATGCGTTCCACGCATGCCTGAATCGGACGGCTGATCGAAACGGCCATACCGATCGCAATGATGATGCCCAGCAACGTAACGACAACTGCCACAATGATAGTAACGACAATTGCAGCGTAGACATCACTCATCAGATCCGACTTAGGCAACATGATGCCCATGCCCCAGCCGTCTGTACTTTTCAGAGGTCCATATGCTACCATCTTGGTTTCGCCTTTGTACTTGTACTCACCAACGCCGCTCTTACCGTTGTGGATTGCCTGATGATACTCAGCCAATGCCGCCAAACTGGAGTCGGTTTTCGCTTCCTCTTCAATGTTTTCTACACCGACATTTTCCATTGTTACGTCTGCAATCGTGGTGCCGTCCTTATCAATTAGATACGCACCATTATTTTCCGTAATATGAATCGAGGCCATAATATCATTGAGGAAAGTTTCCTGCGGCACAAAATAGAGTACACCCATGATCGGATTTTGATCATTGCCGCCCTGATACAACGGACCTGCCACAATGATAGTCAGTTCTCCAGTTTCCTTACTCAGAACCGGCGTGGAAACAAAATATTCCCCTTGCATCGCACGCTGGAAATACTCGCGGTCCGAGTAGTTGTTTCCGTCAAACAAACTGTTGCCATTGGTGTCCAAAATGTTGCCGCGCACCATGCCGTAATCCTGCGCCCAAGCATTCAGGTTTTCCTGCTTGGTTGCGACAGGCACCAGTGGATCACTGAATTCCGTCATTTTGGCTGCGCTTTGAATGGCTTCCGTATATCTCGTCAACTCCTGCTCAACGCGCTCTGTCGCAACCGACAACGCGCCTTCCAGCGCTGTTTCCGTCAGTTTTTGTGAACCACGCAAGTTCATCAAAACGCTGATAACCCCCAGTACGACCATACCGAACACGATCGTCGCTACCATTCCTATCAATATTTTGCTTTTTACACTTTTCATACACTACCACCCTTTATTATTTGTTCCGACAGGATATTTATTAAATTCGACATATTCCCTCGTTAAATAATATATGAACTGTATTTTTTTGCATCTTTTTTATGCAGCCGTAAATTATTACACTTTTTACGCCAAGAAATACATTTTGGGCTTGCTTTTCTGTTTGGAATCATGTAGCATAAAGGCAAAAAGTCTTGCAGAAAGATTAACTATTAAAAGTCAACCCCTAAAATGAATGGTGGTGGTCAAGTAGTGGTCAAACGGAGATGGTTCAAAAAGGGCATAGCAAAGCTGAGGTCTTGTCAGACCCCTACTGGGCGGCTATTCAAGTGGTTGTCACTCAGGCTACTGAGCGATAGGGCTGCTTGGATTTCTCCATGGCAAAGATAAGCCGCACCAGCTTCTTGGCAGCGTGGGAGATGGCAACATTGTAGTGCTTACCCTCGGCCCTCTTTTTAGCGAGATAGGCGGCAAAGGTTGGATTCCAAAGACAGACATACTTGGTAGTATTGTAAAGAGCGTAGCGTAAGTATCGGGAGCCTCGTTTCTCCATGTGCGGGTAGCAATTTTTGAGCTGTCCGGATTGGTAAGTAGACGGTGACATTCCGGCATAAGCCAGCAGCTTGTCTGAGGAGTCGAAGCGAGAGAGATCCCCAACCTCTGCCAGGATCATGGCACCCATGCGGCAGCCAATACCTGGAATGGTGGTGATGGGAGAATGGATTTCCTCCATCATGGCCTCAATTTCTGCTTCAATCTCGTCAATCTCGGTATCTAATTCCTGGATGAGCCGGATGGTGTGCTGTAATTCCAGGGACTTGGCAGGCATTTTAGAACCAATGGAGTTTCGTGCCGCATCCCGAACTGCCACAGCCATATCCCGCTTATAGCGTCCTTTGGAGGCATTCTCCAGAAGGGATTTGAGCCTTGTCAGGTGTGCCCTGGCAATCTGTTTGGCACCTGGAAACTCTTCCAGCAGAGCATAGACAGTCGCCAAATGGAGAGAGGACACCAGCTTCTCCAGTTCAGGGAAGAGAATGCAAACCAGTCTGGAAATTGAGCTTTTCAGTTTTGCTCGTTCTTTTACCTTGTCAAAACGGTATCTGGTGAGTGACTTTAGTTCCTCATTGTGATATGCTGTATTCGTGTAGGGTTTGAGGCCCACATCGGATAACAGCATAGTAGCAATGGTTCGAGCATCTACACGGTCGGTCTTGGTCTTTCGCAGGCTGAGACTTTTCCGGTAGAGGTTCGTGCGTAAGGGATTCAAGACATAGGTGGCCAGACCGTTGTCAAGAAGAAATCCAAGCAGATTGTAGCTGTAATGTCCCGTAGCCTCAAGCCCTACCTTTATTTTGTCCTGGGATGCGGTGCAGGCCTGGATTTTCTCCAGCAGTGTGTGAAATCCATCCATATTGTTGGAAATGGTAAACACATCTGCAAGCACTTCACCCTCCGAACTCTGAATAAAGCAGTCGTGCTTGTCCTTTGCCACATCAATACCAACAGAAACTACCATTTCTAAAACCTCCAACGGTAAATTTGTGATGCTGTTCCACAGAACACTTTGCTTTTGTAACCTTGTTCCACATAAACCGTCTGGCGGTATTTAACTGATTAACAAAACTGCAAAGGGCTGTGGTTGGAACCTTTCAGGAACCATCTTGTGGTAGGAGAATCGCACCAATCCACAGCATCCCTTACAGTGTAGCACAGCCCTTGGAGAGGGGCCTTAAAAACTACTACTCTATAATACAAGGAGAATCACCATTTTGATTACCAAACGATTCTGCATTGTGCTGCTTGCCGCAACGGTCCCGCTCCTCAGTTCGTGTGGCAAATCCGAAGAAGCGCCGGAGTCCACGGCCTTGACCAGCTACACCTTTGAAGCGGATACCATCCCTTCTTTGGAGCAGGTCATCACCAGTGAATCGGGCGGCCGCTTTATTGCCACACTTTCCCCGGACGGGCAGAGCGATGGGACCGAAGGCGGCGAAGATGCGGAAGAAGAAAGCGCATCCAGCAGCAGTGCATCGGGCGAGGACGCACAACCTGCTTATCTTTCTTATGACTATCAGCAATTCACCGAGGGCCAGACCGGCAAGGTCGTGCAAAGCTATGTCGAATTGTTATGCAGTGAAGAATATGCCATGGTGACCGAGGACGACCCGGATTATACGGCGGATACCGGTTCGGTGACGCTGTCCCGCCAGGCGGTTGCGGTCGGTGCGGATGGCGGTCCGCAGACAGCGGATGCTGCACAAATCGATACCAGCACGGGTGATGACGAGGAAAAGGACTCCGAAGACGCTGACAAGGGCGATACAAGCGCCGAAGTCACCGCTCCCCCCTATGCCTCCTGTGTGTATGATAATCAGAATCTGTTCCGGGTACGGGTCGACTGGACCCCGACTAGCTGCCTGGTAACGCTGGACAAAGTTGCCGGCAAGGACTTCCAGACCTCACTTTTGGAAGCAGGCGAAATGTTATCGTTTAGTGCTGCAAAAGATTTGATGTATACGGTAAGTCCGGCCGAAATCGGGCTGCCCGGTGACACGATGGCTTTGTATAGTTTGAAGCCTGGTCCTGGCTTTGTGATGGTCGACGGCCAAGCTTGCCTGACCGTATATGTCTACGGCAAGAACAGCGAAGGCACCAATTCTCTGATGGGTACTTACTTCATCTCTTCGGATGGCGCCAACTTGTTCCGTCAGGTGCGCGAAGGCTCCAACGAGGTCGAACAAGTCATTTTGAAGGATATCTCCCCTGCCGAATCGGCCAGCGAACCGGATGCAAGCAGCGCGGCATCCAGCAGTGCAGAATAAAAAAAAGAACGGTACCAAGGTACCGTTCTTTTTTTATGCGTAGGTGTCGATATTCGCCCCTACACCCGGTGTGCTCGGCAACATCTGGAGCATCTCCTGTGCTGCCAACTCAGCGGAATCCATTGCTTTTTTGGCCACCGAAATCGACACACTTTGCTGCAACTGTGCATTGCTCATGCCGACGGACATTGCCGCGATGCTATCCATCATTTTGCGGCACCTCCTTTCCAGGCCTTGCGGCCTATTGTAAATATCGGCTTTGTTGTCTGCTGCATAATGGTTTAATCTTCCAAAATGTAGACTTTTGCTGGGCGCACCCCAAATTGTTCGGCTTCCTCGCCGGTCATAAAGAACAGGTCGATGCGTGCGCCTTTGATCAAACCGCCCGTATCCTCCGCAAGGCCAGGGCCATAGGACCAGGATTGGTCGCCGCCGTTGGATACGACATACACCCGGCTGCCCAGCGGGATGACCGATGGGTCAACGGCAATGGTGCCATATTGGGTCGTGGTACCCGATGCGGTGATGGTACCGCCCTCTTCGATGCGGTGATAGGCGGTTGCCTTGACTTCGAGCACCGACGTATACCGATATGTCGAGCCGTCTCCCGCGGTAATGGTCTTGGTGGTCGGATTATCGGTAATCCCAGCCGGAACCGAC
Proteins encoded:
- a CDS encoding IS110 family transposase, yielding MVVSVGIDVAKDKHDCFIQSSEGEVLADVFTISNNMDGFHTLLEKIQACTASQDKIKVGLEATGHYSYNLLGFLLDNGLATYVLNPLRTNLYRKSLSLRKTKTDRVDARTIATMLLSDVGLKPYTNTAYHNEELKSLTRYRFDKVKERAKLKSSISRLVCILFPELEKLVSSLHLATVYALLEEFPGAKQIARAHLTRLKSLLENASKGRYKRDMAVAVRDAARNSIGSKMPAKSLELQHTIRLIQELDTEIDEIEAEIEAMMEEIHSPITTIPGIGCRMGAMILAEVGDLSRFDSSDKLLAYAGMSPSTYQSGQLKNCYPHMEKRGSRYLRYALYNTTKYVCLWNPTFAAYLAKKRAEGKHYNVAISHAAKKLVRLIFAMEKSKQPYRSVA
- a CDS encoding methyl-accepting chemotaxis protein; translated protein: MKSVKSKILIGMVATIVFGMVVLGVISVLMNLRGSQKLTETALEGALSVATERVEQELTRYTEAIQSAAKMTEFSDPLVPVATKQENLNAWAQDYGMVRGNILDTNGNSLFDGNNYSDREYFQRAMQGEYFVSTPVLSKETGELTIIVAGPLYQGGNDQNPIMGVLYFVPQETFLNDIMASIHITENNGAYLIDKDGTTIADVTMENVGVENIEEEAKTDSSLAALAEYHQAIHNGKSGVGEYKYKGETKMVAYGPLKSTDGWGMGIMLPKSDLMSDVYAAIVVTIIVAVVVTLLGIIIAIGMAVSISRPIQACVERIDLLAEGNLSAPVPQINTKDETGRLAKTTENIVEHLQNIIGDLSYLLKEMANGNFDVRSRDHGYYIGDFAPVLTSMQQINRDLSSTMAQINTASVQVSAGAEQVSSGAQSLAQGATEQASAVQELAATINQISTDSQRTASMAEDAKAATQQAGMELQTSSEDIMTLDSSMEKISSASQEISKIISTIENIAFQTNILALNAAVEAARAGAAGKGFAVVADEVRNLASKSDQAAKATKELIEKSIGAVDEGAALMKRVSSSVNSLMEAAHTATSGMNAVAEAVRQETESIVQITQGIDQISSVVQTNSATAEESAAASEELSGQSEMLKSLVGRFRLRQEDMH
- a CDS encoding YjfB family protein translates to MMDSIAAMSVGMSNAQLQQSVSISVAKKAMDSAELAAQEMLQMLPSTPGVGANIDTYA